From a single Thalassophryne amazonica chromosome 7, fThaAma1.1, whole genome shotgun sequence genomic region:
- the ccdc127a gene encoding coiled-coil domain-containing protein 127a — translation MNNLNDPPRWNIQPDPRGRRAGAGDGNQWNYALLVPMLGLAAFRWIWTRESQREIEKAKAQYDKDMVIIKSEMEAKYRETLTDRSRTAATLELELEKERQRVTGYKQALVSQTQRLVEERKQLQQEREALENEKQWLVESGAAGAALHHALERENDWYQRATATLKELEGQLVERQNAYCSAIHPKKYRQEMENNILLKAVKEPIAQDLDLEAGLKDIFKRDKHCADLLNMDKRKNGSLMWVYLKYWQLQVTVQKHKRAEEAILGGKIQSHTHRP, via the exons ATGAACAACTTGAATGACCCCCCCAGATGGAACATACAACCGGACCCCAGAGGAAGGCGGGCAGGAGCCGGTGATGGGAACCAGTGGAATTATGCCTTGCTTGTCCCTATGCTTGGACTGGCTGCTTTTC GTTGGATCTGGACCAGAGAGTCTCAGAGGGAGATAGAGAAAGCCAAAGCCCAATATGACAAGGATATGGTCATAATCAAAAGTGAAATGGAGGCAAAGTACCGGGAGACCCTGAcagacaggagcaggacagcTGCAACCCTGGAACTGGAGCTAGAGAAGGAGAGGCAGCGGGTCACAGGCTACAAGCAAGCTCTGGTTTCACAGACTCAGAGGCTGGTAGAAGAACGGAAACAGTTACAACAG gaGCGTGAAGCTTTAGAGAACGAGAAGCAATGGCTGGTGGAGTCTGGCGCCGCAGGTGCAGCTCTCCATCATGCGCTGGAGCGAGAGAACGACTGGTACCAGCGAGctacagccactctgaaggagctGGAAGGTCAGCTTGTGGAGCGACAGAATGCCTACTGTTCCGCCATTCACCCTAAAAAGTATCGTCAAGAGATGGAGAATAACATCCTGCTTAAAGCTGTCAAAGAACCGATCGCGCAAGACCTGGATCTAGAGGCAGGTCTCAAGGACATTTTTAAGCGAGATAAACATTGTGCGGACTTGCTAAACATGGACAAGAGGAAGAACGGAAGTCTCATGTGGGTGTATCTCAAATACTGGCAGCTGCAGGTCACGGTCCAGAAACATAAGCGAGCAGAAGAAGCTATTTTAGGAGGGAAGATTCAGTCTCACACACACCGACCATAA